From the genome of Pelosinus fermentans DSM 17108:
TTTTATTTGAAAAGCAGGATATAATAGCCGTACGATATATCGTAAGCGTTCACGTCAGCCAACGCACTGTCCGACCTGTAAAGGGAAGAGAGTGCGTTTTTTTGTTGCTCTTTTATAAAGAACTCCACACTATATTACATCAAAATAACGTAAGCGTTCACGTCAGCCAACGCACTGTTTTGCCATGTGCAGAAGTACGTTTTTGTACCTTCTTGCTAGGTGGTGGTTACAGTCATAAGGAGATCATATGTCAAAAATATCATTAAAGCAAAGTCTCTCAAAACTAGGCATTGCAATTTTTCTCACTTATTTATCCGTTGCGATGGCGCTTCCGGTCGTCTCTGTATTCGTAAAAGAAGTTCTCAATCTTCCTAACTGGTTAGGAGGAGTTGCAGTCGGGGTATCTTTTGTTGCAACGATTCTTTCCAGAAAGTACGCAGGAGATTTTGCTGATACAAAAAGTAGTAAAAAATGTTTTATGATCGGTTTTTTCTTTTACATGGTTGCTGCACTTGTTTGCATGGCTGCTTCAATAACAGGATTGAGTGCTTCAGTATCATTCACTATTCTTATTGTGGGGCGACTTTTGCTCGGCATAGGAGAAAGTATGACGACCGTCGGGATTCCAAGTTGGCATTTTTTATATCTCGGTCCTGTACATTCAGGAAAGATACTTGCGGTTCTTGGAATGGCTATGTACGGTGCATTTGCATTGGGAGGGCCTGTGGGGCTTACACTCTATCGGTATTTTGGCTTTGATTCGGTTATGCTGGCCTCATCTATTGTGCCAATTATCGGTGTGATCATGTTTGTCACTTCTCCTGAAGTTGCTCCGCATAAAGCGCTTGAAGCGAAAAAGTCATTTTTCAAACTTTTAAGATCAATATGGAAACAAGGAATGACTGTTACACTTCAAGGCATCGGATTTGCGGTCTTAGGAGCCTTCATCTCGCTTTATTTTAAGGATCAAGGATGGCCATATGCTGGTATTGGTCTTTCGTTATTCGGAATCGGATTTGTGATAAGCCGTATTCTTTTCGGCACTTTACCCGATAAAATTGGAGGAGTAAAGGTCGCACTTGTTTCGCTTGTGGTTGAAACAGTGGGGCAGGGATTACTTTGGCTTGCACCTCATTACAGTCTTGCTTTACTTGGAGCTTTACTTACTGGTCTCGGCTGTTCAATGATATATCCGGCTATGGGGGTAGAAGTTATAAAGAGAATTAGTCCGGAACAGCGTGGTGCCGCTTTCGGAGGGTTTGCAATGTTTCAAGATGTTGCCTATGCCTTTTCTGCACCAATTGGAGGCGTGATTGCTGATAAATTTAGCTATTCTTCAACCTTCCTTTTCGGGTTTATTGCTGCAGTTGGTGGTATTATTATAGTTCGCTCAATGATGATCAAGAATCTGCCAATAAACAATACTGATAGCACACTATAATGGATGATATACAAAGCCTTGCTTTGGTAAAATAATGCTTATAATGTAAAATTATAACAGGATTTAGCGTTTATAAAGGGAAGCTAACCATAATAAACTTAGTTAGTAAATTTAAAAAGAGAAATCATTCATAAATCTAGCAGATTATGAATGGTTTCTCTTTTTTTTTGACATATCGATAGAATAAAGATTATTTAGAATTATCGTCTTTAAATTGGGACAAGGAACCTGTCCCCGTGTCCCTTCCCCGTGTCCCTTCAATTGAAAATCCATAGGCAAATTCACCGCGATTTCCTTTTTCGGGGCAAAAAAAAATTTTGCACGCAGATAGTTCAAGACTCAACTTGCAGTATTTTACTACTTGTTGAGCCTTTTTTCGCGCAAAACTTCCGATTGAACCCTGTACAAACCGTCCCGTGCGCCCACGGCAAGCTACTGCCTGGCACACTTTCTTTTGCTAGTAATCCACCTCAGCCTATCCCTTATTCTGTTAATCAAATGAAATGCTAAATTTGACAAACTAAAAACTTTATTTTAAAATGAGGTTGTTAGTTAAAAAATTCCATAATCATTTCACAATAATAAATACTTGTAAAAATTATTATAAACTTCAAAAAAAGAGCCGTTTTGAGACTGAATTTTTTTAGGAGGGATATATGATGACGAACAAAAAGAAAGTTATGTTCATTTCTTACCACGGTGATCCGTTAGAGAAACTTGGTGGAATCCAGTCTGGCGGGCAAAACACGTATGTAAAAGAAGTGGTATCCTCATTAGAATCGCTTGGTCTTGTGGCAGATGTATTTACTCACTGGTCAGATCCTGCCGCTCCACAAATACAGTTGATTGGTAAAAAGTCACGGGTTATCCGCCTTGAAGCTGGACAAAAAGGATTTCAGCCAAAGCAGCTACTCTATACCATGCTTCCTAATTTTATTAAAGATATTACAGCATTCATGCAGAGTCCATATCAATACTCCTTAATTCATAGTAATTATTGGCTATCGGGTACTGTAGGCAGATATCTGAAAAATAAATATAGCTTGCCACTTGTTCATACTTCTCACTCGCTTGGTATTGTAAGAAAAAACGCTGTAGGACAACTTCAAAACAACATCAGTGCAATTCGCATTGAATCCGAAAAAGAACTACTGCAAAAAGCAGATTGCATAATTGCTACAACATCAACGGAAGAAAATCTATTGCATGAATTTTATCAAGTCGAACTCAAGAAAATAAAAATAGTTCCATGTGGAGTAAATACTGATATTTTTCGTCCCCTTCAACATGATGCTGCAATAGGCTATAACAGCAATAATCACAAAATATTATTGTTTGTAGGACGTTTCGAAGAAAACAAAGGATTAGCAATTCTGTTACAGGCAATCGTAGCGTTAAGAAAAAAATATCCGCAAGCTATTAATAATTTACGTCTTTTGATCGGCGGGGGTGACCCTCTTAACATACCAGAAACATCAATAAGTGTCGAAAAAAAACAATACCAACATTTTATTAATCAACACTCTCTAGCAGATCATATTCAATTTCTAGGACCTCTCAAACACGAAGAATTAGCCCAATACTTGTCTGTAGCCAGAGCGACAATTGTACCATCTTATTATGAATCTTTCGGGCTAGTTGCAATTGAAGCCATGGCCTGCGGATCCCCAGTTATTGCTTCTGACACAGGAGGGCTAGCTCATAATGTTTTACATGGGAAAACAGGGCTATTGGTAGAACCTAAGAATCCATTATTGCTGGCTGAAGCAATTCACGAACTGCTCATCAATGATTCTTTAAATAAATGGATGAGTAAAAATGCTGCTGCTCATGCCAAACGATTTTCCTGGCTTCAAGTAGCGAAAGATTTAACAAAAATATACCGTGGGGTGGTAGCATGCCAAGAAGATGTGTTGAACATTCGACAAAGTATGTATTAGCAACAGATCTTGATGGTACTCTGATTGGTTGTAAACAATCTTTGAAGAATTTAAATCAGATTATCGAAAAACAAAGATCAAATATCCTACTAATCTATATTACAGGTCGAACTTTTTCTTCGGCTTGGCAGCTTGTCCAATCCGAGACCTTACTTATCCCTGATATCCTAATCTCAGACGTTGGTACTGAAATACATCTAGCCCCCAATTTTATCCGCAATGCAGGCTGGGAAATCAAAATAGGGTCTAAGTGGAAAATAGCTGAAATACGTACTCTACTATCAAATATAAAAAATTTAAAACCGCAACCTATCCATCCCAAATTCCGACTTTCTTACTTAACGGAAAGCGCTGATTTCGCCAAAGTTTTATCAGAAATATATAAACTAAAACGCGAATTACAAATTCCCATTGAAATCGTTCCTTCATTGGGACATCTGATTGATATTTTGCCTGAAGGAGCAGGTAAAGGTCCCGCTTTACAGTTTGTACAATCAAATTTTGGGATTGCTGAAAAACAAATATTTGTATGTGGTGATAGTGGTAACGACTACTCTATGTTTATCCATGGATTCCAAGGGATTGTCGTTGGCAATGCATGTTCTGATTTCAAACAGCAATTAGATAGCATACGCACTTGTATTTATTTTTCTAAAGCTCACTATGCAGCCGGAATTTTGGAGGGCTTAAAAACATATGGCTTAATTTACTAACTGCTTTGTTTATTCTGATGTAGTCCCGTTTGTGTGGAAGATAAATAGTCAGTAGAAGTGAACACGTTATGAACACGGCGTTACAACCGATGTATGACTGAAAACGCATCCCATGGACGAAAGTCTTTCGGGAGGTTTTTAAGCTCCAAAAACGAGTTTATCAAGCTTCTCTTCGTGGTGACAAAAAGACAGTACGTAAGTTGCAACGACTTCTCATGAAATCATGGTATGGACGACTTCTATAAGAAAGTTGCCAAGGCACTCAAGAAACAACAAGGTAGTGTGCCATATGCGACCTTTACTTTACTGAACTAGAACTGCCAAATACCGTGACAATTACGAAAAGCCAAATAATCGAGGAGCCGGATGACAAGAAATTGTCACGTCCGGTTCTGGAGCCGAGCCGGAGAGGGTTACCTTTTCAGCTTAGGTAGCAGCCTGAGGGTGAAATTCCCCCGGGCTACTTCTCCCGTGTCCCATAGCAAAAAAGAACTACTTGGAAGAGTCGCAAGGCATACCCCGGAAATATTATAACAATCTCCATATATTATAATAATATGTAAAATATCTCAATGCGTTTTGACTAGTAACAACTTCTAAAATATAATGGAATTGTTAGATTGAAAACTGCTTAAGGAGGGACTTATGTCAAAAGTAGAAGTAATTAATTTATATAAAGTCTTCGGAATCCAACCTCAATCTATTTTGCCAATGATAAAAAAAGGTGCATCCAAGCGTCAAGTGATGGAAGAGACTGGCCATACAGTGGGAATAAACAACGTAAGTTTTCAGGTAGAGCAAGGAGAAATATTTGTTATTATGGGACTGTCAGGCTGTGGGAAATCTACCTTGGTGCGATGTATCAACAGGTTGATTGAGCCGACTGCGGGGGAAATCAGGATTGATGGTGAAAATATTATTGGTGTTGATCCTAATCGGCTGCTGGAAATTCGTCGCAAGAAAGTAGCCATGGTATTTCAGCGTTTTGGTCTTTTGCCTCATCGAGATGTTTGCTCAAATGTAGAGTATGGACTTGAGATTCAGGGGGTTGATCCGGCTGTCTGCAGGGAAAAAGCTCTTCAGACCATTGAACTCGTCGGTCTAAAAGGGTATGAGTTTAATATGCCTAGCCAGTTAAGTGGCGGAATGCAGCAGCGGGTGGGACTTGCTCGCGCTTTAGCGACAGAACCGGATATTTTGTTAATGGATGAGGCATTCAGCGCGCTTGATCCACTTATTCGGAGAGAGATGCAGGAAGAGTTGCTTGAACTGCAGGCAAAGATGAGTAAAACAATTATTTTCATTACTCATGATCTGGATGAAGCACTAAGGCTTGGCGACAGGATCGCAGTCATGAGAGATGGTCAGATTGTCCAAATCGGGAATTCAGAAGAAATATTGACCCATCCTGCTGACGATTATGTGCGGGCCTTTGTCCAGGATGTTGATAGAACAAAGGTGCTTACGGCAAGCTCGATAATGAAGCGCCCCGACCCTTTGGTTATCCCAAAGGACGGGCCAAGGGCGGCAGTGCGCCGTATGCAGGAAGAAGGGATTTCCAGCCTATATGTTGTTGACTCTCAACGACGGTTTCACGGGATTGTGCGAATCGAAGATGTTACACGCCTTGTTCATCAGGAAATACATAATCTCGAAGAAGTTATTGTTAAGGATGTTCCTATTGCTAATCCTAACATGCAAATAATTGAACTATTACCAATCGCATTCAATGCTAAGACGCCAATTGTTGTACTAGATGATCAAAATAAAATGCGGGGGATTATTAGAAGAGCGGCAGTAATATCCAGTATCATGGGGGAGGAAAAATAGCATGTTTACGATTCCAATCGGGAAGTACTTTGAAACCATCATTATATGGCTGCGCTTGCATTTTGATGGCTTTTTCAATATTACGCGCAAAGCGTTGACATCCTTTATCAATGGATTTGAAGATACACTACTGTTTCTCCCCGCAGGCGCTGTTATCCTTTTAATGGCGGGCATTGCCTGGCGGGCAGCAGGAAGGGGCGTAGCTATTTTTACGGTCCTAAGCATGGGACTGATTTACAGCATGGGGTTATGGACTCAAACTATGCAAACTCTTGCTTTAGTTCTTACATCGGCACTCATTGCTCTGGTAATTGGGATTCCATTTGGTATTTTGGCGGCAAGAAACGACAAGTTTGACCGGATAGCTCGTATAGTGCTTGACTTTATGCAGACAATGCCTGCCTTTGTTTATCTAATACCTGCAGTGCTCTTTTTTAAGCTGGGCAAAGTACCGGGAGCGGTTGCCACAGTGATTTTTGCTATGCCGCCATCTGTTAGACTGACCAATCTAGGTATCCGGCAGGTGCCGGAAGATGTTGTTGAAGCGGCGAGGTCCTTTGGTTCTACGACTAGACAACTGCTGTTTAAGGTTCAACTGCCTATCGCTATTCCAACTATCTTGGCTGGAGTAAATCAGACCATTATGCTTTCATTATCTATGGTTGTAATTGCAGCAATGATTGGAGCAGGTGGTCTCGGCGAAGAGGTTTTAAAAGGAATAACTCAATTAAAGATTGGAAGGGGGTTCGAAAGCGGAGTTGCTGTGGTTCTTCTTGCAATGGTTCTGGATCGAATTACCCAAAGCCTAGCCAATATTAACCGCAACAGAAAAATGTGAGGAGGAATTTATAGTATGAAAAAAAGTATCAAAAAATGGATGGTTGCAGTAATGGCAGTTCTTCTAGGTCTCAGTCTAATCCTTGTAAGTGGCTGTGGCGGCAATTCTTCGGGAGACTTAAAAAAAGGCAAAAAGGAAGTTAAGCTGGGCTATGTTAACTGGGCTGAAGGAGTAGCCATGACTCAATTAGCAAAAGTTGTATTGGAAGATAAGATGGGATATAGTGTACAAGTCACAATGGCTGATGTAGCGCCTATTTTTACCTCCGTGGCAAATGGCGACTATGATGCATTTATGGATGCATGGCTTCCTGTTACTCATGACAGCTATATGAAGGAATATGGTTCCAAACTTACTGACTTAGGAATAAATTTTGAGGGAGCGCGTATTGGCCTAGTAGTTCCTGAATATGTCGACATCAAAAGTATAGAAGAATTAAACAATGCAAAGGAAAAATTTGATGGGAAAATTATAGGGATTGACTCTGGAGCAGGAATAATGAAGGCTACTGATAAGACAATTAAAGATTACGGTCTTAATTTAAGACTCATCCCTGGCAGCGGTCCGGCAATGACTGCAACGCTTAAGGATGCTGTTGAAAGAAAAGAATGGATGGTAGTTACTGGCTGGAAACCCCACTGGATGTTTGCACGCTGGAAGCTGAAGTTCCTGGAAGATCCCAAAGGGGTTTACGGTAAAGTAGAGAATATACATACTGTTGCGCGTAAGGATATAGATAAGGATATGCCTGAGGTAGCCCAATTTTTACGTAATTTTAAGCTTAACGACCAGCAGCTAGGCAGCCTAATGGGTCTCATTGCCAATAGCGATGACTCATCAAAAAGCGCAAGACAATGGGTTAAGGATAATGAAAAGCTTGTGGATTCCTGGGTGCCCAAGAAGGATTAATTTCAAATAAATGATAGTAACCGTTCCTGCTAAGATATTCCTTGGCAGGACGGTTACTATTATTTTATGTCAGACCAATAGGATGTCATAAATTATATTCCTGAAATTGGATTTTATGAAGACCGGAAATATATAACATTGTCCAAATGCGAAACAGATTTTATAAAGAGAAAGCTGTTACAATCTGAGGAAAACCGAAGGATTATTCGGGTCCTTCGAGGAGAAGGACGGCGCGACACTATTAAAAGATATATTTACAACAGTTCTGTTTTTTTCTTGTACGGTTTAAAATCTCCGCATGCAACAGTTCAGGCTAGTAATTTAGCAGATCTTTTGAGTCCCGTTGTAAATTTTAAAAAACAGGATATGCTAGAGTTTCTTCCTACCTTAATTGATGAACTTAAAGGACAGTACAATAGGACTTCTCCTGTGAATCTTCCAAATGATGTAGAGGAAAAACTTGGAAAATTCATTTCCGAGAGTAATGATATGCAATTTGTTAGAGATTTTTTTGCAAGCATTTTACATACTTCGGGAAGAAGCAGAAATTTTCGCTAGATGTAGAAATACAGTTAATGATTATATCCTTATTGACTATTGGGTTAAACGAAGCAGGAAGGATATGATACCTGCGTACTATTTGACGAGAAACATTATCTCTAGATTAAAATCTTTCTCTATAGATTGGTATCCAGATCACAATAAAGAAATTATGATAAGATACGGTTTATTTCCCCAAAATATAGTTGGTTATTATGTATATAAGGATGGTAAGCTGTGTTCTTATGTGATAAACCCTTATTATTTGTGTAAATGGCGAGCGGATAGTTCTTTTGATATAGGAGACGGTGTTTTCATAGATCAATCGGAAGTTAACCTTAAAAATTCGGATGGTTTATTTTTACGAATTTATCTTGCTGACCCGAATGGACAAATTGGAATTTTTCAAGAAGAAGGGCAAGGTACTACTTGAAAAAACGTTAATTAGAAATAGGACAAGGGGACGGAGGACGTGTCCGAATGGAATTTCTTTTGACTTTCGGTAAGACACAACCACCGTCCCCTCGTGTTATGGTTACTGTGATATAACGGAATTGGAAGAATCAAATGGTTAAACTCTCTGCAAGATAAATCATTCAGCGATTAAAAGAAGACGGGCTATCGATACGTCAAATTGGGCGTGCAACAGGAATATCGCGAGGTATAATAGCAAAAGGGTGACAAAAAGGAACGTCCCCTCTGTCATATTCATACATCGAATGTTTTTCGGGAGAATTTCAGCAGAATTATTTAAAGGATAAACCGTTTTCCATACCTTTTTTAGGTCGCGGGTACCAGCATATCTATAAAACCGTCAATATCCAATACTCCGATAAGAGACTGGAGGAATTTTTAGGACACAAAGTGGAACGCGCTAATTATGGATAAATTTAGCAGGACTTTTTGTATTTTATCAGAATAAATTGCTAATGTACGGGAAAGATAAAATCTTTAAGAAAGGAAATTGGCTTATGATCCTATATTATTTGGAGTCGGTGTTATGCGGAGCAAAGGCTATCGCATAACAAATATGCTGTGAGATAGCCTTTGCTCAATCCTAAAACTACAATTTTAGGAGGAGCATAATGGGCTACAAGAACGCAGTTAGTGTATTTCCCGCTGATTTGTTAGAAGCAATACAACAGTATATTGACGGTGAATATATTTATATCCCACGAAAGGCAGAAAATAAAAAACGGTGGGGGGAAGTAAAAAACAGCAGGCAATCTATTCAGGAACGCAATGAAAACATTTTTTCCCAGTATCAAGACGGTATTTCCGTTGAGGATATTGCAAGCTGTAATTACTTATCACCCAAAACAATCTACAAAATATTGGCTGCTATGAAAAGCAAATGCTAAAGTGAGAGCGACATGGTAATTTTGCCGTGTCGCTTTTTTGTTTCTGAAGTATCTTGCAGGGTGCATTGTAATAATATAATTACTATAATTGATTTATAGCAGCAAGATAAAGGATTAGCGGAGGAAGGATATTATGTGCACATTTACCAATCAATTTATTTCCAGTCAGAATAACATGGAATTTTTGAAAGCTGCCATGATGGGGCCTAATGCCATGCGAGTAGCAGAGGAATTAGCGTCATGCCTAGACATCAATGAGAATATGCGTATACTTGACCTCGGCTGTGGGTGCGGTCTTTCCACACTCTTGCTGACACAAAAATACGGCGCAAAAGTTTTCGCCGCCGACTTGTGGATTTCACCGACTGAAAACTATGAGCGTTTCAAATCAATCGGGATTGACGATAAAGCCATTCCGATTTCAGTAGACGCGACCAAAGGATTGCCTTTCGCAAACGGATATTTTGACCTGTTGTTTACTGTGGACGCTTACCATTATTTCGGTGATACGGCCCAAATGCTCCCGTCCCTCGTTCCTTTAGTGAAAAAGGGCGGCTATATCGCCGTGGCTATTCCCGGCTTAAAATACGAATTTGGGAAAAATGTTCCCGATGATATGCAGCCGTTTTGGAATAGCGAGATGGAAAGAACCCTGCACTCTCTTGATTGGTGGAAAGACTTGTGGAAAAGGGCCGAGGGCATTGAAATGGTAGACTGCCGCGAAATGGCCTGCTGCAGACAGGCGTGGAAAGAATGGCAGACCGGTTATCATCCCATTGTCGCTGAGGATATCAAAATGATGGAGGCTGAGGGCGGAAAGTATTTTAATCTTGTTCAGTTGATTGCTAAAGTCATTTGAATGGCAACCACATAATAAGAATCCTGCCGCTTGACGGTCAACAAAAAAACGTGGGGCGGCGGGTCATTCTCCATGCCTAACTGACTGACCTCTGGACATTTTGTCCAGAAGTGGCAGAACGGCAAAAGCGGACGGTTTAATCACCGTCTGCTTTTTTTGCCCCCTTTTCACGTTGCAAAGCCCGGATACAAAGATGTCATAGGGACGGGGTGTCGACCATGCAATCGTTGAAGGTAGTGTCAATAACCCCGTCCCCGTGGCACGTCTGCTGAAAATAGCAACCGTTAAAATAACCGTTGTCTTTGTCGTTTCCGGTAAGCAATGGGCGTGAAGCATATAAACCGTTTAAAAATCTTGGAAAAATAGCTGGGGCTGTCAAAACCAATCTGATTGCAAATTTCTGTGATGGGGGCATCCGTATCCGTCAGCAATCGTGCTGACACTGACACTCGGTATTTAAGCAGATACTGTATGGGTGTCATTCGAATGGTTTTTTGGAAGCAGCGCAGACATTCTCGCTCGCTGATATTGGCTGCTGCAGCAATCTGCTGAAGCTCGAGCGGTTCGGCAAAGTGCTGATGTAAAAAATCCAGCATTGCATTAATGCGTACTGTGTCCTGGCTTTCACTCCGGTTTTGCTGTTCAAGAAGTGACTGCATATTTTTAACAATTAAGTACCACATACGGGATAGTTTTTCACGCATAAGCAACTCATAACCAAAATTATCTAAATCGTAAATTTCAGTAGCTTCTCGAATACACTGCACGGCTTGGCACTGCCATTCAATTTCGCAATAGAATGGAACACCAGGCAATATATTGCAGTCTAGCAACGGGCGCACATAACGCTGCTCAAAAACACTTTCCGTCGTACCCGATATCAGATTCGCATGAAAGACAAGTGAATTCAATGTGCAGCCTGCATCACCTATAATCTGCATTGAGTGCAATACATTGGAATTGATAAAAGCACCTTCGCCTTTCTGCAAGGTAAAATCCATTCCGTTTAGACTTACATGCATGGCACCACTGCGTACTATCACTACTTCAATTTCTTCATGCCAATGCCAGGGAATATCGCCAGTCACATTATTGCTTAAATCAGAAAAATAGCCCCCACAAGGGAACATCGGTGTACCTCGTGCTTCCAATTCGCGTCGGTCTGTGTCAAGAATCAACTTACACAATTGTTTAGACATTTTGTCTGCCTCCTAATCGATGTGGCGGTTTTGTTACAGTATAAGTCCTTACTGTTATTGTTGCAAGTAATAAATGGCGATATAATTATAGTGATAAAACGCTTTTGTAAAGTGAGTTGATTTATATGCAAAATGAGGTAACTTATCTGACGTTTTTTGATATTCAGCATACTCAGCAATTTTTTGATATGGTGAATCGTTGTGCTGCACCGGTTATTTTTTATCTTCCAAATGGTCAGGCAAAGGATCTACGCTTCAATTTACTAGTACAAAATTTTTTAACTTGGATGGATTTATCTGGAAATATTCCTGAGTTGAAATTGGAATGTAATAACTCGCAAGATGTGAAAGAGATGATTCAGTTTATGATGGAAAGTGATATGATGAAAACTGATTTATCTCTGCGTACTAAAAGGAGAATATATTAAAAAATATAAAGGTAGGTTTGCATGAAGTATTTAGGTATAATCTTTGATTTTAATGGTACTTTATTTTTTGATTCAGATAAACATGAAGAAGCATGGAGAATTTTTTCAAAAAAACTACGTGGAAATTCTTTAGATGACGAAGAATTACAGAAAGTAATGCATGGAAGAACAAATAAATCATTAATAGAGTATTTATTAGGTGCTTCAATAGATGATGAAAAGCTATTTCAATTAAGTGAACAGAAGGAACAAATTTATAGAGAGATGTGTATAAAGGATATAACAAATTTTAAGTTAACACTTGGCGCTATTGAGTTGTTAGATTATTTAAAGGAAAAACAAATACCATATACGATAGCTACTGCATCAGGAAAAACAAATCTTTCATTTTATTTTGAAAACTTAAATCTTAATAAATGGTTTGACTTAAA
Proteins encoded in this window:
- a CDS encoding HAD family hydrolase is translated as MKYLGIIFDFNGTLFFDSDKHEEAWRIFSKKLRGNSLDDEELQKVMHGRTNKSLIEYLLGASIDDEKLFQLSEQKEQIYREMCIKDITNFKLTLGAIELLDYLKEKQIPYTIATASGKTNLSFYFENLNLNKWFDLNKIAFDDGLILSKPEPDIYLKAAAKIGIKPEKCIVVEDAISGIESAYRANIGKIIAIGPENKHENLKNLKGVNYVISNFKEFDRNIFW